From the Vulpes lagopus strain Blue_001 chromosome 19, ASM1834538v1, whole genome shotgun sequence genome, the window gccaaaggcagacactcaactactgagccacccaggtgccccagtcaacttccttttaaaagagatttttcacATAGAATCAACATTTCCTACATTGAAAGGTACCACACCAAGTAGAGAACAGTTTGTTGCTGCAGCATGGAGATGCAGATGCTGAATGGAGGGCCAGGCCATTATTAAAGTTAATCACCCATGCACAACCATTTTGCCCAATGCATGATTTATGTCTGTGCTGAATAATAATCACAAATTACTACATGTAGTAGACTTCTAGATTCACCTGCCTACAATTAAAGTCACTAAGTTAAATCTatcaacaaaaaaacaaaaagaaagtaaatccCCCCAGATGTTTAAACTTTAAGAATGAATTTACTAATAAATTATAGATCATACAAAAGACCAACATCAAAACGtatttaatagaatatttaattatattcatAAACTCTCATTAACTCTAtgctttgtcaaaaaaaaaaagagatgaggttttgctttttaattaaattgcaACAGTATATATAGCTTTCAGAATCACTATAGATTACTGCCTAAAACAATCCTCACTCCCcataaaaaaaaaccatgaaaagtTGGGAGGCATTTTGAAGACGATTTTAGATTACTAATGTTGAGAAGTTAATATGAgaactaagaattttaaaaaggaaaaaaatggtcaaATGAAATACATTATCTGTGGAAATCTCTATAAACTTCATGTACTTCCCCAATCTCCACTCACATAGGATGTTGAGAACCATCCTTTTAGATTTCAGGAAAAAGGAGTATGTCATAAAGGACATCGTTCTCAGGGATTTAATTTATGATGTGCACATAGGCTAAAAGGATATTACAGCCCCCCAAATTTGAAGTGGCCACTTCTAACACTATTCTTACTATTACTCTCTTCTTCTAactctaaaacaacaacaaaaccaaagtaGAACCTGGTTTCAAAGATAATTAACTCACTTTTTGTGAAGGAATTCTCCAGCTGCCACAGCAACAGGGCGATGTGCTGAGTACACCAAGTGGTAAACATTTTCACAGTCTTCATTGGAAAGAGCTTCTTCACTTCCACTGAAAAATTCACAAAGCAACATCTGagtcaaaataaatgtttactttcaGTTCtatctttatttacattttataaagttcATTATAAAAGCTCAAggcatattgattttattttcatctctattcAATCTTACTTTGGAAGTAACTTTCTCCAATTATAAAAGATAGCTaagtattatataaaattcagGAAACCGATAAAATGTCCACATTTCTTCCCACACAAAGAACATCCATGGTATCCTGGGATCATATATATAGCCCAAgttaactttatttcttttaagtataCAAAACATTTTTGTTGATAGGCACTGGGAATATATCTGTTTCAcagttaaattattattatagtagATAAACTGCTCCTTATAGAATTATCTTATTGATTTCTTagctctatgcccaatatggggcttaaactcaaaaCACTCAAGATAAATAGTCACATATTCTACCAACTGGGGCAGTCATGAGCCCTGGAcaaatctgttttaaattttttaatttttaatttttttaagttttattttacttaaaataaatactatacttacaataataaataataataaatactatacTTACAATACCATTTAGTCTCTTTCTATATAAAGTGGATTCAGAGGTCACAATAATTCCTTTATACTAACACAAATTTCCCATCTTTCCACTCATGTATTCTTAAAGTTTGAGTCATTTCTTACTTTGTTAGAAtgtgtttttaagtttcttcccCTCCAAAAGGAACATCTATTTCCTATTAATATGCTTATAAATGTCGGATATGATTAgagattaataatattaataataagtaGATAAAGTGTAGAATTGTTGGGCTGTACAGGGCTTGACAAGATGTAGGGGTGGGTATAAATTCATTCCTCAGAGTTCAATCCTAGAAACGTCTCAGAGGAGGAGGTTGAGggatctctcaaataaacataaaatcagaGTGACCTCTGCAGCAAAAGAAGACAGTTGCAGCATCACAGTATAAGGGACTATAGTTCTGAATGAAAGGAACTGGATATCAaggactctttttaaaagaaaagaacattttttaaaagtacactttATTCCTCCTCTCAACACTGCTGGTTCTaattctgtgaagaaaaaaaaaaaaaaaaaaaaaaaaagccaaatatagTATGAGAAGGTATCAATAGGGTCGTACTGGAACCAAGAGGCACTGAGAAATTAATAACAAGTGTAGGCAGAATGGCTAGCTCACAACCTACACTGTCCCTGTAATTTCCCTTCCATATCCTGAAGGTCATGAGATTATCAAGACAGttagttgttgctgttgttttttttaagattttatttatttatttgagagagagagagagtgagcgagaaagagagcatgagcacagtgaggggtgaagagggagagagccacAGATTCCCTTTGCCTCAATcccaagatctgagccaaaggcagatgcttagccgactgagctaCTCCCTGAAGGAGACTTTTAAGACTACTGAAGAAGAATTACAAACTACAACCAGCGGCTTTCTGTCCTAAAGCAGAAGTGTTTTTGCCTATGCCCAATTCTTACCCCTAACAAATTATGAGGCACAAGACTAAGGTCTAAGTTTTATTCCTTCACCCAATTATACAACATCAGCTAAATTAGCTAATACCCCCTAGAAGAAAGCTAAACTCCTAAAGAAACAAAGTTTAACAAGATATTTCAGGAACTCAAACttataagtgaaaagaaaataatctatgccaaaagaagaaaaagagagatgtaaCAAAATGTTACACCTGACTTTACCTGTTGTTTTGATAGAGATCACATAAGCCAAGAGAAATAAGGCCAGATCATTTCAAGTAAATGCTGTAAAACACTAGAAAGCTGGTTTTGTGATACTCAGCTCATTAGTCaccaaaagaatatataaattaggGGACTGAGCAATACAATGGATAGAGAGGATTTGtttcaagagaaaaatgtcaGAGTACTGTGTAACTTTGAAACCTCTGCGAGCGAAACTAGAGCACGAAGTTTCAGAGAACCGCTGTAAAAACTTTATAAACATCCCTTATAATTATGAGGAGGTTTAGGAAAAGTGcagagcttaaaaaaatataactgtgAAAAGCTGACTGGAGCTACCCATGGTAATAAATTAAGAAGAGAAGTGGTAGAAGTGTATCATCCATAAATAGGCTGTGTTTTCTGTAGACCAGATATGGAACACTTTAAAAGAGCCagtctgaaaaattttaaaagactttgccCAACAAGACTACCTACAGGGCAAGCAATTACAATAGAGGAAACCTGAAGGTCAGGAGCTGAGACCCAAAGTAAACAGAGGAGGCACTGTCTACTCTGTGGAACTGAAGTCACAAATACCTAGAGTGGGGAGAGATCTCTGAGGAATCCACCTAATGAATCAGGATATCTGACACAACTGGAGGGCCATAACTATACCTCCTAAAGAAGACATGTTCTGCCCGTATCTCCTCCAatgaaaatgtagaaatgaaccttaaaaacagaCTTTTGGCTGTGTCCTTGTGGTACCGGGCAGGAGACCACCGAGGCAGGCGCGATGACTGAGGCTGATGTAAATCCTAAGGCCTACCCCCTTGCAGATGCCCACCTCACCAAGAAACTACTGGACCTTGTTCAGCAGTCATGTAACTACAAGCAGTTTCGGAAAGGAGCCAACGAAGCCACCAAAACCCTCAACAGAGGCATCTCTGAGTTCATCGTGATGGCTGCAGACGCTGAGCCCCTGGAAATCATCCTGCACCTTCCGCTGCTGTGTGAAGATAAGAACGTGCCCTACGTGTTTGTGCGCTCCAAGCAGGCCCTCGGGCGGGCCTGTGGGGTGTCCAGGCCTGTCATTGCCTGCTCTGTCACCATCAAACAAGGCTCGCAGCTGAAGCAGCAGATCCAGTCGATTCAGCAGTCCATTGAAAGGCTCTTAGTGTAAACCACTGGCCTCTGTCCCACTCCTCACTGAGTCCAGTCCTCCCCCTGGGGTTGTGTATCATATCGTCTGTTCGCATATAGTTTCTCCAGCTACCTTCTCTTGTTATATTCTAGTACTAAATCCgggttttgcatttttgtattatttttgttttacaggtTGTTCTCCGTATATtaatcccccaccccacctctgtctCCCATTCTACTCTCTCTCTACCATCCTATCCTCCCTTTTGAAAAATGAACTAATGCCGAGAACAGGCAGAAACAGAGTGGTGACACCATTCAGATGCAGGGAAGAGCCTCATTAGAGATCTGGTTCGAGCTCACTTCCTGCTGCGTGTAGGACATGGTGGATGTAAACACCATTCACTTTGTATCCTTTGTGCCTGGAGTACAGAATCATTCCATATGTGTTTGGTCTCTAGGGGATTATGGATCATTAGGGGAGAAAGCATGTATTCTTTGAGGTTGTTAGATGTGTGTCCAAGTGTCATTTGCCAATATGCTCCTGCTGTTTGCTTTGGTAATGTGATGttcccctttcccccaaatcCCAACCATGCCCCTGAGGGTGGCAGGGCAGCAGCATACCAAAGAGATGTGCTGCAAAATTCCAGAGGCTAGCTGGGTGAGTTAGACATGGGGAAGCTGATGTAAGGAGTTGAGAAGTggctaggaaaaaaaagagagtccaCTGATGCTGGAATGAAGTCTGAGCAAGTCACAGAGCCCTGACTGGAAGCTACAGCAGAGACATTGGAATCAAGGAAACATCCTCTCTGGTAAATGGAGTTGTCTTCAGTGGACATTTGGTACCAGCTCTGAGAGCCCTTATGCCTGTTTCCTGCCAGAATGTGGGTCAGATGTATGTATTCTTTATCACATCAGAAGGACAGTGCTAGTGTGTCATTCTTGTGAGCAtcctaataaagaaatatattcatattccaattaaaaaaacaaaaacaaaacagacttttgAAACAAGTCAAACCATTTTTCTAAATTGTTATGAAAGTAGGATATTTTAGCCAACAAGGTCTCAGATGATTTGAAAACACTCTTAAAGGAAATTTATAAATTAGCAGTAGAAATAATCTTGGAGAAGTCTATGAGATATTACTCTTaccttgaaaaaaaggaaaaagaaatatcaaaggaaAGCTTACTCCTCTCTGTATGagcaaatattaaaacataataaacaagGACACACATGTGTATCATTAACAATAGAGATTTTAAACACCAGACAATTCTGACAAAACAGATGGGTAAGTGGAGAGTgtcaagtattttttttgtttgagggAAAGATACTTGCAAGTTTGTGAAATTTACAAGTAAACATTGACTAGGgggtcaaatatttttaaaaagacttgaaaaggaaaaacttcaAAGGTATAGTAATTTAACTAAATTCAAAGtaatgaatataaatacataactatatatacaattagggttttttaaaaaagatttatttatttgagagagagcgagagtgcatgagtggaaggaggagaaggagagagaatctcaagcagactgctcggagtgtggagcccaacatggggcccaatctCTCAAccccttgagatcacaacctctCCAAGAGGctggggatccctgctcagtggcttagtgcctgccttcggcccagggcatgatcctggaatcctgggatcgagtcccacattgggctccctgcatggagtctgcttctccctttgcctctgtctctgcctctctcttaaaatcttaaaaaaaaaagaaaagaaaacaaaagaaaccaagagacttaaccaactgtgccactcaggtgctcctaattaaacatatttagaaaatttagaagaTGACCAAACCAATCAGAACACATTCTCAGacaatacaataaaaaacaaCAGCTTGAAGAAATCTGAtttagaaagaacagaaaatagtgaaagggaatataaaggaagggaaaagaaatgttgggaaatatcaggaagggagacagaacataaagactcctaactcggggaaacgaactaggggtggtggaaggggaggagggcgggtgaaaaaaaaaaaaaaaaaaaaaagaaagaacagaaaaatactaCTGAATAATCCATAATTAAACCAGTAAccataaatgtaataaaaatgcttATCATTGAATATCTATGAAAACGCTTGatctccaaatattttggaaagtaGTAAAGTAGTGCTTAGaagtatatttaatatgttaagtataattattagaaaacaagaaacaaatgagcCAAAAGACGTTTGTTCTCTAAAAAGAGTAGTTAAGACAAACCAAACTTCTGACATGATGATCAAGAAAAAGAggatacaaaaaaagagaaattaataagtAATAGCACAATATCGTGAATAATATCAACtacaacatttaaaaactgtgatgaaattgatatattaaaaagtttattaaaagtcaaaattagtatagtaagaaataaaagataatttagaTAGATAAccaatgaataagtaaaaatggtAATCAAAGACCTTTCCCTTAAAGGAAATTCAAAATTAACATGGCTTTAACAAGACaattctttcaaaatttcaaGAATTAATCTCTGCCACAGAAAATTTGTTTCAGACCAGAAAGGTGACAAACTAATGAAgataattttaccaaaaaatataaCCTTGATTTCAAAGTTggataaaggacaaaaaaattcCATCAAATTTACACATAAGCACAAATAAGAAAATcctaaataagatcttaaaataacattgtattcaagcaaagcacaataaaaccaAATGTGTTATGTTCAAATAGGATTTATTCTAGAAATATAAGCGTGGTTTACCATTAGACAAATAATTTCATTCAAGCTCATCCACAGATGAAAAGAAATTCCCAGAAAACTCAGAATACAAAGGAACTTCTATCTTGTATCAAAAACCTATCTctctgggacacctaggtggctcagtggttgtgcgtctgcctttggctcaggttgtgatcctggggtcatgggattgagtcctgcaataggctccccatctctgcctctttgtgtctctcctgaataaattaataaaatcttaaaaaaaaaaacaaacctatctCTGAAATCACAGCAACAGAGAACTTTAATTATCTTCTTAGAATAAGGACAAAAAGATCCACTCTCAATGATAAATTTATAGTGCTAAATGTCTCGCTTAATGCAATTACATAAGAGAATGAAGCAAAAGTTTTAAGGTTAGGCAATGAGAAgacaaaactgaaattatttgCTTGTAACATATAATAATCTACATAGTAAATCCAAGAGAACCAACAAACCATCAGAATATATAAGAGTTCTAATAGGTTGTGCACATATAAGACTAATATataagttaaacatttttatgtccCAGAAATGATCAAGTAGAAAGTATCTTGAACAGTAAATACTCATCATATAACAAAAGCAAGAAGTATTTTAGAATCAACCTAATACatgccttttgaaaaaaattaaaccttacATAGAATATCTAATGATATGAATCAAGAAATGCATCATTTTTATGCCTAAATGACATATAATTGTAAAGAATTGAATTCTCTCTTAAATCTATCATAAAATTCAATGCTTTAGTGAGCCCTGTTACTCAGCCATAGACCCCAACAGTTAAAACCAGAAATAGGCAAGATAGCTTAATTCTAACCAAAACTCACTGCCCTGATTTATTGTACTTTCTTGAGGCCCTGATGTAGGTGTTTTGCAATGACTGGAACATCCCTTATAGCCAAACCAAAAAAGCCCTGTTAGCAATAGAATGCCTGGAAGACACCCCTGCCCATGATGAGGGGGCTAAACACAAACTGAACTTCACCTGTGATTGCATGCTCTCTGCCTGCCCTCTTGCACATACCCCTCTAACCTCTTTCTATAGGATTCTAGGTGTCCATTAGCTGGGGAGGTTGGCTGTTAAAACTTGTGCCTGCCAGGTCCCCCagctccatttatttatttatttatttatttatttatttatttatttatttatttattaaaattttttatttatttatgatagtcacagagagagagagagagaggcagagacacaggcggagggagaagcaggctccatgcaccgggagcctgatgtgggattcgatcccgggtctccaggatcgcgccctgggccaaaggcaggcgccaaaccgctgcgccacccagggatccctccccagctccatttcttttcaaaacCTTTACCTCTTGAGTTATTGGCTTCTCTTGAAATGAGTTTATCTGAGTTTGTTCATTAACAGTGTTGCTAAGCCTAGCCAGGAGCTATGCTTTCAATTTGTCCAATCCCTTCATTATTCCCTGGGATGGAGTAGTTTGGCTATGGGAACATACCAAGGTTTACCCATTTGTTCCTGAGTTAGAGGCTATGGCAGATCGTTCAGTAACAAAtgcatttctaatatttaaaatcctAGCCATAGTTTTTGAGAAATTAGATGTACTTCAAAAGATATTCATATGGAAGAAACATAATCCACAAGTAGCTagtaggttttaaaaagaaaggcaaagaagaagGAATCTCCCagaggtgtctgcctttggctcagggtgttatccctgggtcctgggatggagttcccctcgggctcactgcagggagcttgcttcttcccttgcctatgtctctgcctctctatgtctctcatgaataaataaataaaatcttaaaaaaaaaaaaaaaggaaggaatcaaCCAAGAAGGAGGGCTTATGGATagcatatactatattataaagctacaatgATAAAGAGTAAGTACTAGATTAGGAAGGggtaaaaaaaagatcaaaataatgGCCTGACATAGATGGTATCTGGTATATGACAGATACAACATAACAGATTATGAGgagaatttttaatgattttgctaAGGActacattttttcatatatattctgcCCAGGTTCTAATCAAAGCTCTATGGataattattgctattttaaatttctatcatATGAATGACATAATATAaataccttattttctttctcatagttctaTACCATTCCAAAGAAGCCTATTTGAAAAACCTATCCCTTTAAAggccttctctctttctttaaatagaAAGGTTAATActttcttgatattttctctctGGACTGCATAAGATAACTTTTACatagaagaaacaaacaacagtcaaaataaaaaaaccaaaagaaagaaaaacagaaaacactgtTTCAAACCTAACCTTAAAAGTAATAGTAGAGCCTAAAGTGATAATATATATTAGGGTTAAATATGTGAAGTACATCAATAATGCTGGGTGAAAGACATTAAAATaccaagattattttaaaaaaataactttttaaagtaggctccagtcaatcccatttacaattgcacccaaaagcataagatacataagatacctaaccaaagaggtgaaggatctataccctaaaaactatagaacacttctgaaagaaattgaggaagacacaaagagatggaaaaatattccatgctcatggattggcagaattaatattgtaaaaatgtcaatgttacccagggcaatttacacgtttaatgcaatccctatcaaaataccatggactttcttcagagagttagaacaaattatttcaagatttgtgtggaatcagaaaagaccccgaatagccaggggaattttaaaaaagaaaaccatagctgggggcatcacaatgccagatttcaggttgtactacaaagctgtggtcatcaagacagtgtggtactggcacaaaaacaggctcatagatcaatggaacagaatagagaacccagaagtggaccctgaaatgtatggtcatctaatattcgataaaggaggaaagactatccattggaagaaagacagtctcttcaataaatggtgttgggaaaattggacatccacatgcagaaggatgaaactggaccactctcttgcaccatacacaaagataaactcaaaatggatgagagatctaaatgtgagacaagagtccatcaaaatcatagaggagaacacaggcaacaccctttttgaactcggccacagtaacttcttgcaagttacatccacaaaggcaaaagaaacaaaagcaaaaatgaactattgggacttcatcaagataagaagcttttgcacagcaaaggatacagtcaacaaaactaaaagacaacctacagaatgggagaagatatttgcaaacgacatatcagataaagggctagtttccaaaatctataaagaacttattaaactcaacaccaaagaaacaaacaatccaatcatgaaatgggcaaaagacatgaagagaaatctcacagaggaagacatggacatggcgaacatgcacatgagaaaatgctctgcatcacttgccatcagggaaatacaaatcaaaaccacaatgagataccacctcacaccagtgagaatggggaaaattaacaaggcagaaaacaacaaatgttggagaggatgcggagaaaagggaaccctcttacactgttggtgggaatgtgaactggtgcagccactctggaaaactgtgtggaggttcctcaaagagttaaaaatagacctgccctatgacccagcaattgcactgttggggatttaccccaaagattcagatgcaatgaaacgtcgggacacctgcaccccgatgtttctagcagcaatggccacaatagccaaactgtggaaggagcctcggtgtccatcgaaagatgaatggataaagaagatgtggtttatgtatacaatggaatattactcagcaattagaaacgacaaatacccaccatttgcttcaacgtggatggaactggggggtattatgttgagtgaaataagtcaatcggagaaggacaaacagtgtatgttctcattcatttggggaatataaataatagtgaaagggaatataaaggaagggaaaagaaatgttgggaaatatcaggaagggagacagaacataaagactcctaactcggggaaacgaactagggggggtggaaggggaggagggcgggtgttggaggggaatgggcgacgggcactgaggtggacacttgacgggatgagcactgggtgtttttctgtatgttggtaaattgaacaccaataaaaattaattaaaaaaaaaaaaactaaaacaaaaaaaaaaaaatgtggttcaaGGGTCTTGGAATCATCCATCATTTGCCTGACAatgtcaaaatactttttttttttttagctgtctTAATTCTGAATCATAGGAGTGAAGACAAGCAATTTCAGTGTTcattttcttactgagttttaagaattcttcatgtattttgaataaCAGTCCTTAATCAGATGTCtcctggaaatattttctcccagtctattgCTTTGACCTCTAATTCTTATATTGTCTTTCACTTAacaaatgtttctatttttagtaaagtccagtttatcagttctttcatggatcatgtccTTGACActgtatatataaagaaatcaccctacccaagaaaaaaaataaaaaataaaaataaataaataaataaataaataaagtaggctccacacccagtatggtGCCAAATGCAAGGCCTGAACTCGCgacactgagatcaagatctgagctgagatcaagagttggacaaaTATTATACTTACTGAAGTATCAGGGTAACCAATCGAATAGCTTCAACAGCAACATCATATTCCTTATCAAGTGTCATTGATACAATGCGatcctgaaaaataattaaaaatcaaatcaaatatgagcataaaataaaatgggaaggatCTAAAGCAGTATCTTTGGGTAGTATATGCAAGACTAATGGGAGATTAAATGGAATGCTTTACTCTTAAATTCATATTATCACAGTCTTACTCAAACAAAGGACGTGTTAGTATAAACGTTCATAATCTAAaatctttctcttctcattaACTGACGTACCGTAACACTGTGACAAATAAACTTTAACGTGCAAAATTAATATAACTATTAAAAGCTGTATATagagaaaatcttattttaagcAGAAGAACCTTCTGTTGAAGGCAATAAATAACTCATGTTGGTAATATCTTTTGTAAAGCAGagattcattcatctatttaataCAGGTTTATTTAAAGAATATGTAGTAAAGAATATGAACTAAATACTTGTTATGGTAATGTTATTTACTAAACTAGCTATAACTAgcattttataagtaaaaaaataaactaagcatTCTTGATGCTTACCTTGAATCGGTTAGTGAATAACTCCAATTTGGGGAATAATTCTCTATTGGTATATAGACTCTGTAGAGCTTTCAAACATTTCAGTCTGACTTCTCCTTGCTTcagatatacaaataaaaacataacaaaagtGGTAAGCTTCCATGCCACCAAAGTTGAAAAGATCAGCCTATGTGAAGGCTGAAGTAATGTTCAGCTTATCCATTCAATTtacatcatattttaatttaacataGGGTGGAACTAAGCAGTTGTACAGTCTgtgttgcattttatttaatgaaaaatgcaCTGAAAACCCCTTAGTTACTTGAGAGTAAGCTacatctttttcaaatatttaccaaTTCTGATTCAACATTGAGTAATTCTGTGTTGTACAGTGGCATTCTAAGAAAATTTTTAACTTATGATTTTAATTAGAGAAAGGTAAGATAATTTGCCCTTTGTATAGTAACTACTAAATACTCCTGTAGAAAAAACTAATGTCATATGATAGggtcatcatttattcatttaacaaatattttctgagtgccTTTTATATTCCAGAAAGAAGGGTTAGgaaaaaaggtaaacaaaatatttaaaacagggAAATTAATAGAGTGAAATGGTTTGGCTATTTATTAGTGGAGTATCTTTAATAATGTCATTAACTTAGAGTAGAAAATGTTGGGGATCAAAGTACAGTCAGGATCATCTAGAAATTTAGCCAATTCTCTCAAATTATTCTAAGGACACtgacatttctctttaaaaaaaaaaaagtaatgtgctATAACAGAAGTCTAAGTTCTAGAATCAAACACAACTAGACTTTATTTCCAATTCTATAGATTAGCAATATGAGA encodes:
- the LOC121478636 gene encoding NHP2-like protein 1 codes for the protein MTEADVNPKAYPLADAHLTKKLLDLVQQSCNYKQFRKGANEATKTLNRGISEFIVMAADAEPLEIILHLPLLCEDKNVPYVFVRSKQALGRACGVSRPVIACSVTIKQGSQLKQQIQSIQQSIERLLV